The genomic window CGGCCGCGTACCTCGTGCCGCCGGAGTGGCAGAAGCCCGTGGCGGTCGCCGCGGTGGCCGTGCTCGTGGGCGTGAACGTGCTCGGCGTCACCCGCACGGCGCGCGTGGCGTCGGTGATCGTCTCGGCCGTCGTCGCGGTGCTCGTGGTGGTCGTCGCCGCGGGCGTCGCCGCGATCGCCGGCGCGGGCTGGGGCGCGGGTGCGGCCGGCCCGCAGGCGACGCTGACGACGGATGCCGCGGCCGGCCCGGTCGCGGGCGCGTACGGCGTGCTGCAGGCCGCCGCCCTGATCTTCTTCGCGTTCGCCGGATACGCCCGTATCGCGACGCTCGGCGAGGAGGTGCGCGACCCCGCGCGCACGATCCCGCGGGCCATCGGGGTCGCGTTCGGCATCGTGCTCGTGGTGTACGCGGCGGTGGGCACGGCCGCGCTCGGCGCGCTCGGGCCCGCGTCGCTGGCGGCGTCATCCGCCCCGCTCGTCGACGTCGTGGGCGCGGCCGGATGGCTCTGGGCCGAGCCCGTGGTCCGGGTCGCGGCCGGCGTGGCCGCGCTCGGGTCGCTCCTCGCGCTCATCGCCGGCATCGGCCGCACGAGCCTCGCGATGGCGCGCGACGGCGAGCTGCCGCGACCGCTCACCGCGGTGCATCCGCGATTCGGGGTGCCGCACGTCGCCGAGCTCACCGTCGGCGTCGCGGTGATCGTGCTCGTGCTCGTCGCCGACCTCCGCGGTGCCATCGGCTTCTCGTCGTTCGGCGTGCTGCTGTACTACCTCGTCGCGAACGCGTCGGCGCTCACGCAGCCCGCCGGCGAGCGCCTCGTGCCGCGCTGGCTCTCGTGGGTCGGCGCCATCGGATGCGTCGTGCTCGTCGTCACGCTGCCGCTCGCCTCGATCGCGGCGGGCGTCGCCGTGTTCGTCGTCGGAGCGGCGGTGCGCGCCATCCGACTCGCGATCGTACGGCGCCGT from Agromyces aurantiacus includes these protein-coding regions:
- a CDS encoding APC family permease, with translation MSASPSPSPSHDRLARRLGLRDAVAIGLAAMVGAGVFAVWAPAAQAAGAWLLAGLAIAAVVAFANAGSTAQLAVRYPEAGGAYRYGRERLGAWPGFLAGWGFVIGKTASCAAMALTAAAYLVPPEWQKPVAVAAVAVLVGVNVLGVTRTARVASVIVSAVVAVLVVVVAAGVAAIAGAGWGAGAAGPQATLTTDAAAGPVAGAYGVLQAAALIFFAFAGYARIATLGEEVRDPARTIPRAIGVAFGIVLVVYAAVGTAALGALGPASLAASSAPLVDVVGAAGWLWAEPVVRVAAGVAALGSLLALIAGIGRTSLAMARDGELPRPLTAVHPRFGVPHVAELTVGVAVIVLVLVADLRGAIGFSSFGVLLYYLVANASALTQPAGERLVPRWLSWVGAIGCVVLVVTLPLASIAAGVAVFVVGAAVRAIRLAIVRRRGGGPE